A window of Elusimicrobiota bacterium contains these coding sequences:
- the thrS gene encoding threonine--tRNA ligase has translation MTTESTSMAEPAIDIETIRHSAAHVMAQAVQDLFPGTKLGIGPAIEHGFYYDFETSHHFVPEDLPRIEARMREIAAAKQTFARAERTKDEARQLLQKAGEKLKIELLEDLKDEVVSFYTDGPFIDMCRGPHVPDTGALQHFKLTSIAGAYWRGDEKRPMLQRIYGLAFATAEELAAHLKMVEEAAKRDHRRLGKNLGIFFFDEDVGPGLPMWLPNGTVVIDELENLAKATESAAGYLRVKTPHITKESMYLKSGHLPYYKDSMFPPMEFDGVKYYLKPMNCPHHHKIFASELRSYRDLPLRLAEYGTCYRYEQSGELFGLMRVRSMQMNDAHIYCTLEQFEEEFLAVCRMYLEYFRIFGIEKYVMRLSLSAPEGMGKKYVGEPELWKQTEDMVARALKNGQVQHVAVPNEAAFYGPKIDVQVWSAIGKEFTLATNQVDFAVPRRFDLTYRAKDGSSQTPLCIHRAPLGTHERFIGFLLEHYAGAFPLWLAPVQVKILTVKADVAEPAARLAKSLAAAGLRVELDVRDEKVGAKVRDASMEKVPYMVVLGPKDLAAGVLSVRLRDGRQVSGLKEEDFVAKLKAEIAGKMAAPSL, from the coding sequence ATGACAACGGAGTCCACCAGCATGGCCGAGCCCGCCATCGACATCGAGACCATCCGCCACTCAGCCGCCCACGTGATGGCCCAGGCCGTGCAGGACCTCTTCCCGGGGACCAAGCTCGGCATCGGCCCGGCCATCGAGCACGGCTTCTACTACGACTTCGAGACCTCGCACCACTTCGTCCCCGAGGACCTGCCCCGCATCGAGGCGCGCATGCGCGAGATCGCGGCCGCCAAGCAGACCTTCGCGCGCGCCGAGCGCACCAAGGACGAGGCCCGGCAGCTCCTCCAAAAGGCGGGCGAGAAGCTCAAGATCGAGCTGCTTGAGGACCTCAAGGACGAGGTCGTCAGCTTCTACACCGACGGGCCCTTCATCGACATGTGCCGCGGCCCCCACGTCCCGGACACCGGCGCGCTCCAGCATTTCAAGCTGACCTCCATCGCCGGCGCCTACTGGCGCGGCGATGAGAAGCGCCCCATGCTGCAGCGCATCTACGGGCTCGCTTTCGCCACGGCCGAGGAACTCGCCGCGCATCTCAAGATGGTCGAGGAGGCGGCCAAGCGCGACCACCGCCGCCTGGGCAAGAACCTGGGCATCTTCTTCTTCGACGAGGACGTGGGCCCGGGCCTGCCCATGTGGCTGCCCAACGGCACCGTGGTCATCGACGAGCTCGAGAATCTGGCCAAGGCCACTGAGTCTGCCGCGGGCTACCTGCGCGTCAAGACCCCGCACATCACCAAAGAGAGCATGTACCTCAAGAGCGGACATCTGCCCTACTACAAGGACAGCATGTTCCCGCCCATGGAGTTCGACGGGGTCAAGTACTACCTCAAGCCCATGAACTGCCCGCACCACCACAAGATCTTCGCCTCGGAGCTGCGCAGCTACCGGGACCTGCCCCTGCGCCTGGCCGAGTACGGCACCTGCTACCGCTACGAGCAGTCCGGCGAGCTCTTCGGGCTCATGCGCGTGCGCTCCATGCAGATGAACGACGCCCACATCTACTGCACGCTGGAGCAGTTCGAGGAGGAATTCCTCGCGGTCTGCCGGATGTACCTGGAGTACTTCCGCATCTTCGGCATCGAGAAGTACGTGATGCGCCTGAGCCTCTCCGCCCCGGAAGGGATGGGCAAGAAGTACGTCGGCGAGCCGGAGCTCTGGAAGCAGACCGAGGACATGGTGGCCCGGGCGCTGAAGAACGGCCAGGTCCAGCACGTGGCGGTCCCCAATGAGGCCGCCTTCTACGGCCCGAAGATAGACGTCCAGGTCTGGAGCGCCATCGGCAAGGAGTTCACCTTGGCCACCAACCAGGTGGATTTCGCCGTGCCCCGCCGCTTCGACCTGACCTACCGCGCCAAGGACGGCAGCAGCCAGACGCCGCTGTGCATCCACCGCGCCCCCCTGGGCACCCACGAGCGCTTCATCGGCTTCCTGCTGGAGCATTACGCCGGGGCCTTCCCCTTGTGGCTGGCCCCGGTGCAGGTCAAGATCCTGACCGTCAAGGCGGATGTGGCCGAGCCGGCCGCGCGCCTGGCCAAGTCCCTGGCCGCGGCCGGGCTGCGCGTGGAGCTCGACGTGCGCGACGAGAAGGTGGGCGCCAAGGTGCGCGACGCCTCGATGGAGAAGGTCCCGTACATGGTGGTGCTGGGTCCCAAGGACCTCGCGGCCGGGGTGCTCTCCGTTCGCCTGCGCGACGGTCGGCAGGTCAGCGGCCTCAAAGAGGAGGATTTCGTGGCCAAGCTCAAGGCTGAGATCGCCGGAAAGATGGCGGCCCCGTCGCTATGA